A stretch of the Archangium violaceum genome encodes the following:
- a CDS encoding ion transporter: MQLQRIAGSRPFQTLITLSILFAGALVGVETSPELVSRYGALLHVLDRLVLAIFVVELLIKLGAEGRRPWRFFQDPWNVFDFLIVATALLPISAQHLMVLRLVRLFRVLRLVRALPRLQILVTALIKSIPSMGYVALLLGLVFYIYGVAGTFLFGANDPVHFGDLPTALLSLFRVVTLEGWTELLYIQMRGCDRFGYGDFAALCTQPQPQPVAAVVFFVSFVLLGTMIILNLFIGVIMSGMEEAAEEEEERRRLVVPSRGQSLEHELEELERAMAKMQQHLARVRKTAAAAQRLTADPPEMVSEDSKRGTHVTQRDPVWTGDPTGSPLFPRT; this comes from the coding sequence ATGCAGCTCCAGCGGATCGCGGGCTCTCGTCCCTTCCAGACCCTCATCACCCTGTCCATCCTGTTCGCCGGTGCCCTCGTCGGTGTGGAGACCTCCCCCGAGCTGGTCTCACGATACGGGGCGCTGCTCCACGTGCTCGACCGGCTGGTGCTCGCCATCTTCGTGGTGGAGCTCCTCATCAAGCTGGGAGCCGAGGGCCGCAGGCCCTGGCGGTTCTTCCAGGATCCGTGGAACGTCTTCGACTTCCTCATCGTGGCCACCGCGCTCCTGCCCATCTCCGCGCAGCACCTGATGGTGCTCCGGCTGGTGCGGCTGTTCCGGGTGCTCCGGCTGGTGCGCGCCCTGCCCAGACTCCAGATTCTCGTCACCGCCCTCATCAAGAGCATCCCGTCCATGGGGTACGTGGCGCTCCTGTTGGGGCTGGTCTTCTACATCTACGGGGTGGCGGGAACCTTTCTCTTCGGCGCCAACGACCCGGTCCACTTCGGCGACCTGCCCACGGCCCTGCTCTCCCTGTTCCGCGTCGTCACCCTCGAAGGGTGGACCGAGTTGCTCTACATCCAGATGCGGGGCTGCGACCGGTTCGGCTACGGAGACTTCGCCGCGCTGTGCACCCAGCCTCAGCCCCAACCAGTGGCGGCGGTCGTCTTCTTCGTCTCCTTCGTCCTGCTGGGCACGATGATCATCCTCAACCTGTTCATCGGCGTCATCATGAGCGGCATGGAGGAGGCCGCCGAGGAAGAGGAGGAGCGTCGCAGGCTCGTTGTCCCCTCGCGGGGCCAGAGCCTGGAACACGAGCTGGAAGAGCTGGAGCGCGCGATGGCGAAGATGCAGCAGCACCTCGCCCGCGTGCGGAAGACCGCGGCCGCCGCACAGCGGCTGACCGCTGATCCCCCGGAGATGGTGTCAGAAGATTCGAAACGCGGGACACACGTCACGCAACGAGACCCGGTATGGACGGGAGACCCCACCGGTTCCCCCCTCTTTCCGAGGACTTGA
- a CDS encoding LysR substrate-binding domain-containing protein, with the protein MARLEVVHRVQLANDTIAVPKGDAPMDWTFVVAGRSKRVTLRPRLVVSDLALAARAAAAGLGIVRAPSSVVEPYLAKRQLVAILRESTPPGLEVHAVFPVGGALVPKTRVFVDLLQAWFERERHGVKRGARQR; encoded by the coding sequence ATGGCGCGCCTCGAGGTCGTTCATCGAGTCCAGCTTGCGAACGACACGATCGCGGTTCCCAAGGGCGATGCCCCGATGGACTGGACCTTCGTCGTCGCGGGAAGGTCAAAGCGAGTCACGTTGCGCCCCCGCCTGGTCGTGTCCGACCTGGCGCTCGCCGCGCGGGCCGCGGCCGCTGGGCTGGGGATCGTCCGCGCTCCGTCCTCGGTCGTGGAGCCGTATCTCGCGAAGAGGCAACTCGTGGCCATCCTGCGAGAGTCGACACCGCCCGGGCTCGAGGTGCATGCCGTCTTTCCCGTCGGAGGTGCACTCGTGCCGAAGACGCGCGTGTTCGTGGATCTGCTTCAGGCGTGGTTCGAGCGCGAGCGGCACGGAGTCAAGCGCGGCGCCCGACAGCGCTGA
- a CDS encoding serine/threonine-protein kinase, with the protein MQERYRILQRLAAGGMGVVYRGERLELGRAVAIKFLHSWMAADESFQRRFQIEAQAMSRLSHPCCVPVIDHGVHEGAPFMVMEFVTGQTLRALLREGGPLPVKRALGLVRQVLAGLAHAHAQGIVHRDIKPDNILLTEAIGLGDQVRILDFGLAKLRDTVSGLTTGLAVGTPSYMAPEQIRAGEIDARTDLYSVGVLLFELLTGAKPFNGERAAEVMSQHQVAPPPSLSSIRPEAGFSQELEAAVRKAMAKQPGDRFQSATDFAATLEALPDASAPSGSSPTVRDHAAASSSALEATVSSRPQRTVSDSRTLVPPRDKRPMLAVGAAGVLLVGLGAALLWPDAQESRPATNTPSPVAKSPPAPKQQPAPSGKPATSAQEENVPPEDLPNIEQIERWVKEGERRRDQTLRALASLRAQYPRSAYAPYLEGHVNFDNLRWVDGLASYGAALRNNPAYRTDAKLIRNVIRCLVSDRFHTKCADFLVREVGAPAAPFLEEAARSDPYANVQSRAARLLPRVKAQR; encoded by the coding sequence TTGCAGGAGCGATACCGGATTCTCCAGCGGCTCGCCGCCGGGGGCATGGGCGTGGTGTACCGCGGCGAACGACTGGAGCTGGGCCGGGCCGTGGCCATCAAGTTCCTCCACTCGTGGATGGCGGCGGACGAGAGCTTCCAGCGACGCTTCCAGATCGAAGCGCAGGCGATGAGCCGGCTGTCCCATCCGTGCTGCGTCCCGGTCATCGACCATGGCGTGCATGAGGGCGCCCCCTTCATGGTGATGGAGTTCGTCACGGGACAGACCCTGCGCGCGCTGCTGCGCGAGGGCGGACCCCTTCCCGTGAAGCGGGCGCTGGGCCTCGTGCGCCAGGTGCTGGCGGGATTGGCCCACGCACATGCCCAGGGCATCGTCCACCGGGACATCAAGCCGGACAACATCCTGCTGACGGAGGCCATCGGGCTGGGCGATCAGGTCCGCATCCTGGACTTCGGATTGGCGAAGCTGCGCGATACGGTCTCGGGCCTGACCACGGGCCTGGCCGTGGGCACGCCCAGCTACATGGCCCCGGAGCAGATCCGTGCCGGGGAAATCGACGCCCGGACGGACCTCTACTCCGTCGGCGTGCTCCTCTTCGAGCTGCTCACCGGCGCCAAACCCTTCAACGGCGAGCGGGCGGCCGAGGTGATGAGCCAGCACCAGGTGGCCCCACCGCCCTCCCTGAGCAGCATCCGCCCCGAGGCGGGGTTCTCCCAGGAGTTGGAGGCGGCGGTCCGCAAGGCGATGGCGAAACAACCCGGGGACCGATTCCAGTCGGCCACGGACTTCGCCGCCACGCTGGAAGCACTCCCGGACGCGAGCGCCCCCTCCGGCTCGTCACCCACGGTGCGGGACCACGCGGCGGCCTCGTCCTCCGCCCTCGAGGCCACCGTCTCCAGCCGTCCCCAGAGGACGGTGTCCGACTCGCGGACACTGGTGCCACCCCGGGACAAGCGCCCGATGCTGGCCGTGGGGGCCGCGGGAGTGCTCCTGGTGGGCCTCGGCGCGGCGCTCCTCTGGCCGGACGCGCAGGAGTCCCGGCCCGCCACGAACACGCCCTCCCCCGTTGCGAAGAGCCCCCCTGCCCCGAAGCAACAGCCCGCTCCCAGCGGGAAGCCAGCCACCTCCGCTCAGGAGGAGAACGTTCCGCCGGAGGACCTCCCCAACATCGAGCAGATCGAACGCTGGGTGAAGGAGGGAGAGCGGCGGAGGGATCAGACGCTCCGGGCGCTCGCCAGTCTGCGCGCGCAATACCCCCGGAGCGCCTACGCCCCCTACCTGGAGGGACACGTCAACTTCGACAACCTCCGCTGGGTGGATGGGCTCGCCTCCTACGGCGCGGCCCTGCGCAACAACCCCGCCTATCGCACGGACGCGAAGCTCATCCGCAACGTCATCCGCTGCCTGGTGAGCGATCGCTTCCACACGAAGTGCGCCGACTTCCTCGTCCGGGAGGTGGGAGCCCCCGCGGCACCGTTCCTCGAGGAGGCGGCGCGCTCGGACCCGTACGCCAATGTCCAGAGCCGTGCGGCCAGACTCCTGCCGAGGGTGAAAGCGCAACGCTGA
- a CDS encoding FAD-binding oxidoreductase produces the protein MSSSSLADALREGVRGPVLTDESSLERYSFDFGNLRRRLPLAVVRSQSEQDVVHTLRVARSFGVPVSSRGAGHSVGGQCLCEGIVLAHDAEAGEVRVLEDGRAEVTCRSRWKRVERTLAGAGRMFPILTNLLRTSVGGTLSVGGYGVRSFVDGAQVDQVERARLILPEGQAVWCSREENPELFRFALAGFGQVGVLERVVLRTLPDRPIARLQMNRHRNWREMVDSLAWTAEWEGPGPELFFAEHRAGKLWSIFGTQFETDAAAQASSLPEPLVRMARERVHMVANVDMLHKGEDEGELFDPAMYRVMGDYCLDLEGLRRFVAFLEEQPSRFWLPNLDLVRLLGLAQPKDGGRWPFDIRAAYGGPQRVYGIGLYYLGPLSDQAGLEAARQAHRACMEKCLELGGRPYLYGWMELDRDARQALYKQDYTRMRALRQELDPRGLLNPESL, from the coding sequence ATGTCCTCCTCCTCGCTGGCCGATGCTCTCCGTGAAGGCGTGCGCGGTCCCGTCCTCACCGATGAGAGCTCGCTCGAACGCTACAGCTTCGACTTCGGGAATCTGCGCCGGCGCCTGCCCCTGGCCGTGGTCCGGTCCCAGAGCGAGCAGGACGTGGTGCACACGCTGAGGGTGGCCCGGTCCTTCGGCGTCCCCGTCAGCTCCCGTGGCGCCGGGCACTCCGTCGGCGGGCAGTGTCTGTGCGAGGGCATCGTGCTCGCCCACGACGCGGAAGCGGGCGAGGTGCGCGTGCTGGAGGACGGGCGCGCCGAGGTCACCTGCCGCAGCCGGTGGAAGCGCGTGGAGCGCACCCTGGCCGGGGCGGGGCGGATGTTTCCCATCCTCACCAACCTGCTCCGCACGTCGGTGGGCGGGACGTTGTCCGTGGGCGGCTACGGCGTGCGCTCCTTCGTGGACGGGGCGCAGGTGGATCAGGTGGAGCGGGCCCGGCTCATCCTTCCGGAGGGACAGGCGGTGTGGTGCTCGCGCGAGGAGAACCCGGAGCTGTTCCGTTTCGCCCTCGCGGGCTTCGGCCAGGTGGGCGTCCTGGAGCGGGTGGTGCTGCGGACCCTTCCGGACCGGCCCATCGCCCGGCTGCAGATGAACCGCCACCGCAACTGGCGGGAGATGGTGGACTCGCTGGCGTGGACGGCGGAGTGGGAGGGGCCGGGACCGGAGCTCTTCTTCGCCGAGCACCGCGCGGGGAAGCTCTGGTCCATCTTCGGCACGCAGTTCGAGACGGACGCGGCGGCCCAGGCCTCCTCGCTCCCCGAGCCGCTCGTTCGCATGGCGCGCGAGCGCGTGCACATGGTGGCGAACGTCGACATGCTGCACAAGGGCGAGGACGAGGGGGAGCTCTTCGACCCCGCCATGTATCGGGTGATGGGCGACTACTGCCTGGATCTGGAGGGGCTGCGGCGTTTCGTGGCCTTCCTCGAGGAGCAGCCCTCGCGCTTCTGGTTGCCCAATCTGGACCTGGTGCGCCTGCTCGGGCTCGCCCAGCCGAAGGACGGCGGGCGCTGGCCCTTCGACATCCGGGCCGCCTACGGTGGGCCCCAGCGCGTGTATGGCATTGGCCTGTACTACCTGGGCCCGCTCTCGGATCAGGCCGGGCTCGAGGCGGCCCGGCAGGCGCACCGCGCGTGCATGGAGAAGTGCCTGGAGCTGGGCGGCCGTCCCTACCTCTACGGCTGGATGGAGCTGGACCGCGACGCCCGGCAGGCCCTCTACAAGCAGGACTACACGCGGATGCGGGCCCTGCGCCAGGAGTTGGATCCGCGCGGGCTGCTCAATCCCGAGAGTCTTTGA
- a CDS encoding type 2 lanthipeptide synthetase LanM family protein translates to MSPTPEPVWYRALTLLERAATLPASSAEAPPPVDAELAGKRLKRWRSQPPMDQDETFARRLANDGLTDARFLQLLGTPPEVLQARSGEVPRWVRDFLRALARHGEPLPELPLPESVRRRPDHGFLAAVAPLVHEGLERLRAGLRGLLERYPAAPFSLETAEATLFAPLPAELLQLLGRTLVLELNVARLEEKLEGTTAQERFTSFVRRLKDPASVRALFEEYTVLARRLSQQVDTWVEVSLELMERLCADWEALRRTLSPGREPGRLVRVRTGVGDVHRGGRSVRMLVFESGLHVVYKPRSLAIDAHFQQLLAWLDRRGNPTPFRRLEVLDRHTYGWMEFAETAPCETEEQVARFYERLGSLLALLYALEATDFHFQNIVASGEHPVLVDLESLLHPRLPVVDARSADQARQEMFESVLRVGMLPQRVWANAESAGIDISGLAELSGQVSPRAVPRMEGTGTDQMHIARKRQVMPGGHNRPTLKGQSVDTLRQTDALLAGFTRMYELLRTERDALLAEDGPLWHMSDDEVRVLMRPTLLYTSLLEDSLHPDVMRDALDRDRFLDRLWTDTTRFPFIPLIVRAERESLERGDVPLFTTRPGSRDVWAGPDARIPGLFEEEGLALVRRRLAGFGAEDLERQTWLIRASMATLVPDVDSPGVTYPLSEGSAPATPDRLIAAAVTLGDRLLELVPLEPGARAAYGLSLGRERRWVLGPLGLDLYAGLPGIALFLGQLESMAGTGRHGEAARRLVAVVLHRLEQEHEPLTSAGGFDGWGGIVYVLTQLGARWGREDLLRKAEALATEHLPALVDADTGHGILSGTAGALLVLVALQRTAPSPRVLELARRCGERLLNPKAPVEADLARGSDGTALALLELSSLTGEERFRVAAREALATGNERRFGPGETSWCQGSSGAGLVRLHALHHGESNVREALEAALETVRAHGFGQNHSLCHGDLGALELLLRAREAPGGERWAPELERRSASVLESLERRGCLGGVPFGLEMPGLMHGLAGTGHGLLRLARPEQVPSVLLLEGPIKDSRD, encoded by the coding sequence ATGAGCCCCACTCCCGAGCCTGTCTGGTACCGGGCCCTCACCCTCCTGGAGCGCGCGGCCACCCTCCCCGCCTCCTCCGCCGAGGCTCCACCGCCCGTGGACGCCGAGCTCGCCGGGAAGCGACTGAAGCGCTGGCGCTCGCAGCCTCCCATGGATCAGGACGAGACCTTCGCCCGCCGCCTCGCCAACGACGGCCTCACCGACGCGCGCTTCCTCCAGCTCCTGGGCACTCCCCCCGAGGTGCTCCAGGCCCGGAGCGGCGAGGTGCCCCGGTGGGTGCGGGACTTCCTCCGGGCGCTCGCGCGTCACGGCGAGCCCCTCCCGGAGCTGCCCCTGCCAGAGAGCGTGCGCCGCCGGCCGGACCACGGCTTCCTCGCCGCCGTGGCACCGCTCGTCCACGAGGGCCTCGAGCGCCTGCGGGCCGGGCTCCGGGGACTCCTCGAGCGCTACCCCGCGGCGCCCTTCTCGCTCGAGACCGCCGAGGCCACCCTCTTCGCCCCACTGCCCGCGGAGTTGCTCCAGCTGCTCGGCCGCACCCTGGTGCTCGAGCTGAACGTGGCCCGTCTGGAGGAGAAGCTCGAGGGCACCACCGCGCAGGAGCGCTTCACCAGCTTCGTGCGGCGGTTGAAGGACCCGGCCTCCGTGCGAGCCCTCTTCGAGGAATACACCGTGCTGGCGCGGCGCCTGAGCCAGCAGGTGGACACGTGGGTGGAGGTGTCACTGGAGCTGATGGAGCGGCTGTGCGCGGACTGGGAAGCGCTGCGGCGGACCCTCAGCCCGGGACGTGAGCCCGGCCGGCTCGTCCGGGTGCGCACGGGCGTCGGCGACGTCCACCGCGGCGGTCGCTCGGTGCGCATGCTCGTCTTCGAGTCCGGCCTGCACGTCGTCTACAAGCCGCGCTCGCTGGCCATCGACGCACACTTCCAACAGCTCCTGGCGTGGCTGGATCGCCGAGGCAACCCCACGCCCTTCCGGCGGCTGGAGGTACTGGACCGGCACACCTACGGGTGGATGGAGTTCGCCGAGACGGCCCCCTGCGAGACGGAGGAGCAGGTGGCGCGCTTCTACGAGCGCCTGGGCTCGCTCCTGGCCCTGCTCTACGCGCTGGAGGCCACCGACTTCCACTTCCAGAACATCGTCGCCTCCGGCGAGCACCCGGTGCTGGTGGATCTGGAGTCGCTGCTGCACCCGCGCCTGCCGGTGGTGGACGCGCGCTCGGCGGACCAGGCCCGGCAGGAGATGTTCGAGTCGGTGCTGCGCGTGGGGATGCTCCCCCAGCGCGTGTGGGCCAACGCCGAGTCCGCCGGTATCGACATCAGCGGCCTGGCCGAGCTCAGCGGACAGGTGAGCCCCCGCGCCGTGCCCCGGATGGAGGGCACCGGCACGGATCAGATGCACATCGCGCGCAAACGGCAGGTGATGCCCGGCGGCCACAACCGCCCCACCCTGAAGGGACAGAGCGTGGACACGCTCCGCCAGACGGACGCGCTGCTCGCCGGCTTCACGCGCATGTACGAGCTGCTGCGCACCGAACGCGACGCGCTGCTCGCCGAGGACGGTCCCCTGTGGCACATGAGCGATGACGAGGTGCGCGTGCTGATGCGCCCCACCCTCCTCTACACCTCGCTGCTGGAGGACAGCCTCCACCCGGACGTGATGCGGGACGCGCTGGACAGGGATCGCTTCCTCGACCGGCTGTGGACGGACACCACGCGCTTCCCCTTCATCCCCCTCATCGTCCGCGCCGAGCGCGAGTCGCTGGAGCGCGGGGACGTTCCACTCTTCACCACCCGCCCCGGCTCGCGCGACGTGTGGGCCGGTCCCGACGCGCGCATTCCCGGACTGTTCGAGGAGGAGGGACTCGCCCTGGTGCGGCGGCGCCTGGCCGGGTTCGGCGCGGAGGATCTGGAGCGGCAGACGTGGCTCATCCGCGCCTCCATGGCCACGCTCGTCCCGGACGTGGACTCGCCGGGCGTGACGTATCCGCTATCCGAAGGGTCCGCGCCCGCCACGCCCGATCGCCTCATCGCGGCGGCGGTGACCCTGGGAGATCGGCTGCTGGAGCTCGTGCCCCTGGAGCCGGGCGCCCGAGCCGCGTACGGGCTGTCGCTCGGCCGGGAGCGGCGCTGGGTGCTGGGCCCGCTGGGCCTGGATCTCTACGCGGGGCTGCCGGGCATCGCCCTCTTCCTGGGTCAGCTGGAGTCGATGGCCGGCACGGGCCGCCATGGCGAGGCCGCCCGGCGGCTGGTGGCCGTGGTGCTGCACCGGCTGGAGCAGGAGCACGAGCCCCTCACCTCCGCGGGCGGCTTCGACGGCTGGGGTGGCATCGTCTACGTGCTGACGCAGCTCGGGGCGCGCTGGGGACGGGAGGATCTGCTGCGCAAGGCCGAGGCCCTCGCCACGGAGCACCTGCCCGCGCTCGTCGACGCGGACACCGGGCACGGGATTCTCAGCGGGACCGCGGGGGCGCTCCTCGTCCTGGTGGCACTGCAGCGCACCGCGCCCTCACCGCGCGTGCTGGAGCTGGCACGGCGCTGTGGGGAGCGGCTGTTGAACCCGAAGGCTCCGGTGGAAGCAGACCTCGCCCGAGGCTCGGATGGCACCGCGCTGGCTCTCCTGGAGCTCTCCTCGCTCACCGGAGAGGAGCGTTTTCGCGTCGCGGCCCGCGAAGCGCTCGCCACCGGGAACGAGCGACGCTTCGGGCCCGGAGAGACATCCTGGTGCCAGGGCTCGTCCGGAGCGGGGCTGGTCCGGCTGCACGCGCTGCATCACGGGGAGTCGAACGTGCGCGAGGCACTGGAGGCGGCGCTGGAGACGGTGCGGGCGCACGGCTTCGGCCAGAACCACTCGCTGTGCCACGGTGACCTCGGCGCGCTGGAGCTCCTGCTGCGGGCGCGCGAGGCACCGGGCGGCGAGCGCTGGGCTCCCGAGCTGGAGCGGCGCTCGGCCAGCGTCTTGGAGTCACTCGAACGGCGCGGGTGCCTCGGTGGCGTTCCCTTCGGGTTGGAGATGCCGGGGCTGATGCACGGACTGGCGGGAACGGGCCACGGCCTGCTCCGCCTGGCCCGGCCGGAGCAGGTGCCTTCCGTGCTGCTCCTGGAGGGGCCGATCAAAGACTCTCGGGATTGA
- a CDS encoding peptidase domain-containing ABC transporter encodes MSGGDQTPAGRAAPPAPKQRTRRSLFRRRVPVILQMTATECSAACLAMVLGYHGRNTTLNECRELFDSGRDGTTARRILEAARQHGLSTKAFAIKPEHFAQVPLPAIVYWNANHYVVVERWSPSHVDIVDPAVGRRRLGAEAFARSLSGVVLTFEPGPGFEQRRAPPPTWPAHLARLVGTKLLGGVLAQLLGVSLVLQGLGLALPLATKLVVDRLLPGPTDDLLTLFGLGIGVLVLTQLVAAWLRSMLTVYLYARLDQRMMLGLFEHLVALPLRYFQQRTIGDLMARLGSNVIIREAMAGRALSVVLDGGLVLVYLALLLARAPLFGAAVAGLGLLQVLLVVTTSTRRHALMQQFLATQGEAQGYLTESITGIATLKASGGEARAMEHWTDVFTQHLNVSVRRSHLAAGLEVAQLTLRTLGPLALLWLGARMVMAGQMTLGTMLGLHALAAACLLPLASLVATVQQLQSVGANLERLVDVFDAAPEQDVSRVRPAPRLTGRLELRHVSFRYNRHSPWVLRDVSLSIEPGQKVALVGRTGSGKTTLGTLLLGLHEPTEGDILYDGQPLRELDYRSLRAQFGAVLQEPFLFTGSIRDNIAFNTPDASLEEVQQAARLAALHDELSRLPMGYETKVTAGGTNFSGGQRQRMALARALCQRPTVLLLDEATSHLDVVTERQVDAHLDELRCTRVVIAHRMSTVRSADLILVLHEGSIVERGTHEELLALGGHYAALVDGQLVEAPAPGARRQVG; translated from the coding sequence ATGAGCGGCGGTGATCAGACTCCGGCCGGGCGCGCGGCCCCACCCGCTCCGAAGCAGCGGACCCGGAGGAGCCTCTTCCGGCGCCGGGTGCCCGTCATCCTGCAGATGACCGCCACCGAGTGCAGCGCCGCCTGTCTGGCCATGGTGCTGGGCTACCACGGCCGCAACACCACCCTCAACGAGTGCCGGGAGCTCTTCGATTCGGGGCGGGATGGAACCACGGCCCGGCGGATCCTCGAGGCGGCGAGGCAGCATGGGTTGAGCACCAAGGCCTTCGCCATCAAGCCGGAGCACTTCGCCCAGGTGCCCCTGCCGGCCATCGTCTACTGGAACGCCAACCACTACGTGGTGGTGGAGCGTTGGTCCCCCTCCCACGTGGACATCGTGGATCCCGCGGTGGGCCGGCGGCGCCTCGGGGCCGAGGCATTCGCGCGGAGCCTGAGCGGCGTGGTCCTCACCTTCGAACCCGGGCCCGGTTTCGAGCAGCGGCGCGCGCCGCCCCCGACGTGGCCCGCCCACCTGGCGAGGTTGGTGGGGACGAAGCTGCTGGGTGGGGTGCTGGCGCAGCTGCTCGGGGTGTCCCTGGTGCTGCAGGGGCTGGGGCTGGCGCTGCCGCTGGCCACGAAGCTCGTGGTGGACAGGCTGCTGCCGGGCCCGACGGACGATCTGCTCACCCTGTTCGGTCTGGGCATCGGGGTGCTGGTGCTGACGCAGCTCGTGGCGGCCTGGCTGCGCTCGATGCTGACGGTGTACCTCTACGCGCGGTTGGATCAGCGGATGATGCTCGGCCTGTTCGAGCACCTGGTGGCGCTGCCGCTGCGCTACTTCCAGCAGCGCACCATCGGCGACCTGATGGCGCGCCTGGGCAGCAACGTGATCATCCGCGAGGCGATGGCGGGCCGCGCGCTCTCGGTGGTGCTCGATGGAGGGCTGGTGCTGGTGTACCTGGCCCTGCTGCTGGCGCGCGCGCCGCTCTTCGGCGCCGCGGTGGCCGGGCTGGGCCTGCTGCAGGTGCTCCTGGTGGTGACCACCAGCACGCGGCGGCACGCGCTGATGCAGCAGTTCCTCGCCACCCAGGGCGAGGCGCAGGGCTACCTCACCGAGTCGATCACCGGCATCGCCACGCTGAAGGCCTCGGGAGGTGAGGCGCGCGCGATGGAGCACTGGACGGACGTCTTCACCCAGCACCTCAACGTCTCCGTGCGGCGCAGCCACCTGGCGGCCGGGCTGGAAGTGGCCCAGCTCACGCTGCGCACGTTGGGCCCGCTCGCGCTGCTGTGGCTGGGCGCGCGGATGGTGATGGCGGGGCAGATGACGCTGGGCACGATGCTCGGCCTGCACGCGCTGGCCGCCGCCTGCCTGCTGCCCCTGGCCTCGCTGGTGGCCACCGTGCAGCAGCTCCAATCCGTGGGAGCCAACCTGGAGCGGCTGGTGGATGTCTTCGACGCGGCGCCGGAGCAGGACGTCTCCCGGGTGCGGCCTGCCCCCCGGCTCACGGGGCGGCTGGAGCTGCGCCACGTGAGCTTCCGCTACAACCGCCACTCCCCGTGGGTGCTGCGCGACGTCTCCCTCTCCATCGAGCCCGGGCAGAAGGTGGCCCTGGTGGGGCGCACCGGCTCCGGGAAGACGACGCTGGGGACACTGCTGCTGGGGCTGCACGAGCCCACCGAGGGAGACATCCTCTACGACGGCCAGCCCCTGCGCGAGCTGGACTACCGCTCGCTGCGCGCGCAGTTCGGCGCGGTGCTGCAGGAGCCCTTCCTCTTCACCGGCTCCATCCGGGACAACATCGCCTTCAACACCCCGGACGCCTCGCTGGAAGAGGTGCAGCAGGCGGCGCGGCTGGCGGCCCTGCACGACGAGCTCTCCCGCCTGCCCATGGGCTACGAGACGAAGGTGACGGCCGGGGGCACCAACTTCTCCGGAGGCCAGCGTCAGCGGATGGCCCTGGCGCGCGCCCTCTGCCAGCGCCCCACCGTGCTGCTGCTGGACGAGGCCACCAGCCACCTGGACGTGGTGACGGAGCGGCAGGTGGACGCGCACCTGGACGAGCTGCGCTGCACCCGCGTCGTCATCGCGCACCGGATGAGCACCGTGCGCAGCGCGGACCTCATCCTGGTGCTGCACGAGGGCTCCATCGTCGAGCGTGGCACGCACGAGGAATTGCTGGCGCTCGGTGGCCACTACGCCGCGCTGGTGGATGGACAGTTGGTGGAAGCGCCCGCGCCCGGAGCGCGGCGCCAGGTGGGATGA
- a CDS encoding mersacidin/lichenicidin family type 2 lantibiotic yields MSKNVIRAWKDEEFRNELSESEREMIPENPAGMMELTDEALDVLVGGNAAASCDWCSCVAAEEAAE; encoded by the coding sequence ATGTCGAAGAACGTGATCCGTGCGTGGAAGGACGAGGAGTTCCGCAACGAGCTGAGCGAGTCGGAGCGGGAGATGATCCCCGAGAATCCGGCCGGCATGATGGAGCTGACCGACGAGGCCCTCGACGTGCTCGTGGGCGGTAACGCCGCCGCCAGCTGCGACTGGTGCAGCTGCGTCGCCGCCGAGGAGGCCGCCGAGTAG